Sequence from the Desulfatirhabdium butyrativorans DSM 18734 genome:
TCTTCAGAAATATTTATCAATGACTGGAGTGCTGAAGATCTGGAAGGAAAAGATATGGAATATGTCGAATGGGCAGGTGAGTACATACACTCACAACGCGTGAATGAACGTTTGGCAGCACTAAAAAGTATTGAGCATGTCTCTTCGTGATTATCTTGAATATTTGCGTCGTTCGATAGGAAAAATTGATGATTATGGCTTTGCTGAATCTATTGATATCAAGGAAGAAATTAGACCAGCAAAACAGGCTGTAATAAACGCAAAAATAGTTCTGATTGATGGATCATATCTTCATGTTCGAATGTATATTGAAGCGAAATATAAAATTGAAATAATCAGCTACGCATATCAATATCAGGATGTTAAGGGAAATTTGATATTCAGATATGACAATGCCCGCCATAAACCGGAATTAGGATTCAAAGATCATAAACATCTGCATGATGGCTCGATAGTTCAATTTCCCATACCGGATATATCCGATGTGGTAGATGAGGTGATTGAGTACATATAACCCGAGGACATTTTGTTGATGCGTGTCATAGACCAGCTTGTTAATTTCTCGATATGCTTCTGTATTTAAAAATATGAGAAAGAAATACGTCTATTGATGTTTTCGAAATCGCTGCAAGTTCCAGAGGTAACTTGGACAATCCTTCCTAAATCAGTTCATGACGATGATTGACGGGTGTGCGATATCGCAATGTATGCCGTTGAATAGGAATGTTGTGCGGTCCTGACGCCCATCCTGTTTCGCGTGGCGCCCGCGCCGGAAGGATCTGCCCCCGAAACGCCGCCGA
This genomic interval carries:
- a CDS encoding toxin-antitoxin system TumE family protein, with translation MSLRDYLEYLRRSIGKIDDYGFAESIDIKEEIRPAKQAVINAKIVLIDGSYLHVRMYIEAKYKIEIISYAYQYQDVKGNLIFRYDNARHKPELGFKDHKHLHDGSIVQFPIPDISDVVDEVIEYI